Proteins from a genomic interval of Brachybacterium vulturis:
- a CDS encoding carbohydrate ABC transporter permease codes for MSTSHPTPDTTAPAGRRKAAKPAKSAKAVKNAAQESRTGARDAGRKPTTTILITAILVIVALYFLVPVYWVLINATKSTEDLFGTNGFWFGESFQLWENLKAVLSANGGIFPRWGLNSILYAGLGSVLATYFATAAGYALAKYRFPGRRFVYVLVLGGVLVPGTAIALPLFFLFSSIGITNTYWSVLIPSLVSPFGLFLASIYASAAVPDELLEAGRIDGVGELGLFHRLALPQLTPAIVTILLFQFVAIWNNYMLPLVMLADEKLYPITLGLDNWRAQTDRLPEFYQLTTGGALLSVIPLAILILVLQRFWRGGLTEGSVKG; via the coding sequence ATGAGCACCTCACACCCCACCCCCGACACCACTGCACCCGCCGGGCGTCGCAAGGCTGCGAAGCCCGCGAAGTCCGCGAAGGCCGTGAAGAACGCCGCGCAGGAGAGCCGGACCGGCGCGCGCGACGCAGGACGGAAACCGACGACCACCATCCTGATCACCGCGATCCTCGTCATCGTGGCGCTGTACTTCCTGGTCCCCGTCTACTGGGTGCTCATCAACGCCACCAAGTCCACCGAGGACCTCTTCGGCACCAACGGCTTCTGGTTCGGCGAGAGCTTCCAGCTGTGGGAGAACCTCAAGGCCGTGCTCAGCGCCAACGGCGGGATCTTCCCGCGCTGGGGACTGAACTCCATCCTGTACGCGGGCCTGGGCTCCGTGCTCGCCACCTACTTCGCGACCGCTGCGGGGTACGCCCTGGCCAAGTACCGCTTCCCGGGCAGGCGCTTCGTCTACGTGCTGGTCCTGGGAGGAGTGCTGGTGCCCGGCACCGCCATCGCGCTGCCGTTGTTCTTCCTGTTCAGCTCGATCGGGATCACCAACACCTACTGGTCCGTGCTGATCCCCTCGCTGGTGAGCCCCTTCGGGCTGTTCCTGGCCTCGATCTACGCGAGCGCCGCGGTGCCCGATGAGCTGCTCGAGGCCGGCCGGATCGACGGGGTGGGGGAGCTGGGCCTGTTCCACCGCCTCGCACTGCCGCAGCTGACCCCGGCGATCGTGACCATCCTGCTGTTCCAGTTCGTCGCGATCTGGAACAACTACATGCTCCCGCTGGTCATGCTGGCCGACGAGAAGCTCTACCCGATCACGCTGGGCCTGGACAACTGGCGGGCCCAGACGGACCGGCTGCCCGAGTTCTACCAGCTCACCACCGGTGGCGCGCTGCTGTCGGTGATCCCGCTGGCGATCCTCATCCTGGTCCTGCAGCGCTTCTGGCGCGGCGGGCTGACGGAGGGGTCGGTCAAGGGGTGA
- a CDS encoding carbohydrate ABC transporter permease, whose translation MRSRTAPWVLLAPFLIVFLGTMIVPIIMAIGYSFNSVERHGLLGEDGITNTFAGFENYLKALSNANFVESIGRMVLFGVVQVTVMIVAAVILALLLESANAKWPGFFRATYFLPYGIPGVIATILWSFLYIPGLSPIVDVLELVGLPIDFLGPNMVLWSIANIVTWTYTGYNMLIIIAQLKSIPGELYEAAKIDGAGSIRVATAIQLPLIRPAVMLTVIFSIIGTLQLFAEPRLMQSMSAGITSEYTPNMSAYAYAFQYNDIGMAAAQAVIIAVSAFLLSAVALGVSSWMEKRR comes from the coding sequence ATGAGGTCCAGAACAGCTCCCTGGGTGCTGCTGGCACCCTTCCTGATCGTCTTCCTCGGCACCATGATCGTGCCGATCATCATGGCGATCGGGTACTCGTTCAACTCCGTCGAGCGTCACGGCCTGCTCGGCGAGGACGGCATCACCAACACCTTCGCCGGCTTCGAGAACTACCTCAAGGCCCTGTCGAACGCGAACTTCGTCGAGTCGATCGGGCGCATGGTCCTGTTCGGCGTCGTCCAGGTGACCGTGATGATCGTGGCCGCGGTGATCCTCGCGCTGCTGCTGGAGAGCGCGAACGCCAAGTGGCCGGGCTTCTTCCGCGCCACCTACTTCCTGCCCTACGGGATCCCCGGCGTGATCGCCACGATCCTGTGGTCGTTCCTGTACATCCCCGGGCTCAGCCCGATCGTGGACGTGCTGGAGCTGGTGGGCCTGCCGATCGACTTCCTGGGCCCGAACATGGTGCTGTGGTCGATCGCGAACATCGTGACCTGGACCTACACCGGCTACAACATGCTCATCATCATCGCTCAGCTCAAGTCGATCCCCGGTGAGCTGTACGAGGCCGCGAAGATCGACGGGGCCGGCTCGATCCGGGTGGCCACCGCGATCCAGCTGCCGCTGATCCGCCCGGCGGTGATGCTCACGGTGATCTTCTCGATCATCGGCACCCTGCAGCTGTTCGCCGAGCCGCGGCTGATGCAGTCCATGAGCGCCGGGATCACCTCGGAGTACACCCCGAACATGTCCGCCTATGCCTATGCGTTCCAGTACAACGACATCGGCATGGCGGCCGCCCAGGCCGTGATCATCGCGGTCTCCGCCTTCCTCCTCTCGGCGGTCGCGCTGGGAGTCTCCTCCTGGATGGAGAAGCGCCGATGA
- a CDS encoding ABC transporter substrate-binding protein, with amino-acid sequence MKPRPTRRAALAGTGAGVLAGLTACAPPNPGNINDDATIPPSDGPVTLSYWAWLKDLQKVADIFNQKQDRIRVETTWIPSGNSGGYAKILSAVSAGGGPDIAQIELRQVPEFALAGALTELTRYGLAEQADAFDPGALSQVKVGESYWAVPQDTGPVATFYNRQVLEEELGLQAPATWQEFRETAEAVSEAGKSLITLDPSDGSYLISWMMQSGAVWFRPEDDGWIVDMTGDASMRVAEFWDEIFAADIIGTGYGAFSTPWMAAAGEGDVLATISGSWSDALIKSVPGADGKWAVAPMPTWPDGYASGGHGGSAAAVLSTSEHPAEALEFITWMCTDPEGIDAMIKYSGIGWSPAEDYIGEARLEPSEFFSGQDYNQEVILPMAEGQNLEWTWAPMMQRAAAMVGDGMTTAVTGEVPLVDMLPQTQRRIVQIMRDMGLNAEEAR; translated from the coding sequence ATGAAGCCACGTCCCACCCGGCGCGCCGCATTGGCCGGCACCGGAGCGGGGGTGCTCGCCGGCCTGACCGCCTGCGCACCGCCGAATCCGGGCAACATCAACGACGACGCGACCATCCCGCCCAGCGATGGTCCCGTGACCCTGAGCTACTGGGCCTGGTTGAAGGACCTGCAGAAGGTCGCCGACATCTTCAACCAGAAGCAGGACCGGATCCGGGTCGAGACCACCTGGATCCCCAGCGGGAACAGCGGCGGCTATGCCAAGATCCTCTCCGCGGTCTCCGCGGGCGGCGGTCCCGACATCGCCCAGATCGAGCTGCGCCAGGTCCCTGAGTTCGCCCTTGCCGGCGCGCTGACGGAGCTGACCCGCTACGGCCTCGCCGAGCAGGCCGACGCCTTCGATCCCGGGGCGCTCAGCCAGGTGAAGGTCGGCGAGTCCTACTGGGCGGTCCCGCAGGACACCGGGCCCGTCGCCACCTTCTACAACCGCCAGGTCCTCGAGGAGGAGCTGGGGCTGCAGGCCCCGGCCACGTGGCAGGAGTTCCGCGAGACCGCCGAGGCCGTCTCGGAGGCCGGCAAGAGCCTGATCACCCTGGACCCGTCCGACGGCTCCTACCTCATCTCCTGGATGATGCAGTCCGGCGCCGTGTGGTTCCGGCCCGAGGACGACGGCTGGATCGTCGACATGACCGGCGACGCCTCCATGCGGGTCGCCGAGTTCTGGGACGAGATCTTCGCCGCTGACATCATCGGCACCGGCTACGGCGCGTTCTCCACGCCGTGGATGGCCGCGGCCGGTGAGGGCGATGTGCTCGCCACCATCAGCGGCTCCTGGTCCGACGCGCTCATCAAGTCCGTGCCCGGCGCTGACGGCAAGTGGGCCGTGGCCCCGATGCCGACCTGGCCCGACGGATACGCCTCCGGCGGTCACGGCGGATCGGCCGCCGCGGTCCTGTCCACGAGCGAGCATCCCGCCGAGGCGCTCGAATTCATCACCTGGATGTGCACGGACCCCGAGGGGATCGACGCCATGATCAAGTATTCCGGCATCGGCTGGTCGCCCGCCGAGGACTACATCGGCGAGGCGCGCCTGGAGCCCTCCGAGTTCTTCTCGGGGCAGGACTACAACCAGGAGGTCATCCTGCCGATGGCGGAGGGGCAGAACCTCGAATGGACCTGGGCGCCGATGATGCAGCGCGCTGCGGCGATGGTCGGTGACGGCATGACCACCGCCGTCACCGGGGAGGTCCCGCTGGTGGACATGCTCCCGCAGACGCAGAGGCGGATCGTGCAGATCATGCGCGACATGGGACTGAACGCGGAGGAGGCACGATGA
- a CDS encoding sodium:solute symporter family protein, which produces MVDIRLDAQWVDYAIIALYFVFVLGVGWYAKRGISTSIEFFLSGRSLPAWVTGLAFISANLGAVEIMGMSATGAELGMPTMHYFWIGAVPAMLFLGVVMMPFYYGSKVRSVPEFMRMRFGASAHLVNAISFAVAQLLIAGVNLYLLALIVHRLLGWPQWVGLVVASAFVLFYITVGGLSAAIYNEVLQFFVIVAALLPLTLIGLHRVGGWSGMKERITDDGMLGAEQLHTWPGTALSGFDSPVLSVIGIVFGLGFVLSFGYWTTNFVEVQRAMASKSITASRMTPIIGAFPKMFIPFIVIIPGMIAAVLVGQLTEFKQLDFAGDAAGAAATGVTYNDALLLLMREVLPNGLLGVAIAGLLAAFMAGMAANISAFNTVVSYDLYQQYVKKDAPDHHYTVVGRIATAAACVIAIFTALIAGQFSNLMDYLQTLFGFFNAPLFATFILGMFWKRMTPAAGWTGLVAGTLSAMALWGSSTFFHLFELPGQGLAFMAAATAFVVDIVVSVVVTQFTAPKPVHELKGLVYSETPKADLVDPEEKGMPFWRRPVPMAGIALVLVIALNFLFV; this is translated from the coding sequence ATGGTCGACATCCGCCTCGACGCCCAATGGGTCGACTACGCGATCATCGCGTTGTACTTCGTCTTCGTCCTCGGTGTGGGCTGGTACGCCAAGCGCGGCATCTCCACCTCCATCGAGTTCTTCCTCTCCGGCCGCTCGCTGCCCGCCTGGGTCACCGGCCTCGCCTTCATCTCGGCCAACCTCGGCGCGGTCGAGATCATGGGCATGTCCGCCACCGGCGCCGAGCTCGGCATGCCGACCATGCACTACTTCTGGATCGGCGCCGTCCCGGCGATGCTGTTCCTGGGCGTGGTGATGATGCCCTTCTACTACGGCTCCAAGGTGCGCTCCGTCCCGGAGTTCATGCGCATGCGCTTCGGCGCCAGCGCGCACCTGGTCAACGCCATCAGCTTCGCCGTCGCCCAGCTGCTGATCGCCGGTGTGAACCTGTACCTGCTGGCGTTGATCGTCCATCGCCTGCTGGGGTGGCCGCAGTGGGTGGGCCTCGTCGTCGCCTCGGCGTTCGTGCTGTTCTACATCACGGTCGGCGGCCTCTCCGCCGCGATCTACAACGAGGTGCTGCAGTTCTTCGTGATCGTCGCGGCGCTGCTGCCCCTGACCCTCATCGGCCTGCACCGCGTGGGCGGCTGGAGCGGCATGAAGGAGCGCATCACCGATGACGGGATGCTCGGTGCGGAACAGCTGCACACCTGGCCCGGCACGGCGCTGTCCGGTTTCGACAGTCCCGTGCTGTCCGTGATCGGAATCGTCTTCGGTCTCGGCTTCGTGCTCTCCTTCGGCTACTGGACCACGAACTTCGTCGAGGTCCAGCGTGCGATGGCCAGCAAGTCCATCACCGCCTCCCGGATGACACCGATCATCGGTGCCTTCCCGAAGATGTTCATCCCCTTCATCGTGATCATCCCCGGCATGATCGCCGCCGTGCTGGTGGGCCAGCTGACGGAGTTCAAGCAGCTCGACTTCGCGGGGGACGCCGCCGGTGCCGCCGCGACCGGCGTCACCTACAACGATGCCCTGCTGCTGCTGATGCGGGAGGTGCTGCCCAACGGTCTGCTGGGCGTCGCGATCGCGGGCCTGCTGGCAGCGTTCATGGCCGGTATGGCCGCGAACATCTCGGCCTTCAACACGGTGGTCAGCTACGACCTCTACCAGCAGTACGTGAAGAAGGACGCGCCCGATCACCACTACACGGTGGTGGGGCGGATCGCGACGGCCGCGGCCTGCGTGATCGCGATCTTCACGGCACTCATCGCCGGGCAGTTCTCCAACCTGATGGACTACCTCCAGACCCTGTTCGGCTTCTTCAACGCGCCGCTGTTCGCGACCTTCATCCTGGGCATGTTCTGGAAGCGGATGACCCCGGCCGCGGGCTGGACCGGCCTGGTGGCGGGCACCCTGTCCGCCATGGCGCTGTGGGGTTCGTCGACGTTCTTCCATCTCTTCGAGCTGCCCGGCCAGGGGCTCGCCTTCATGGCCGCCGCGACTGCGTTCGTCGTCGACATCGTCGTCTCCGTCGTGGTCACCCAGTTCACCGCCCCGAAGCCCGTCCACGAGCTGAAGGGCCTGGTCTACTCGGAGACCCCGAAGGCCGATCTGGTCGATCCCGAGGAGAAGGGCATGCCGTTCTGGCGCCGGCCCGTCCCGATGGCCGGCATCGCCCTGGTCCTCGTCATCGCCCTGAACTTCCTCTTCGTCTAA
- a CDS encoding S10 family peptidase: protein MNAEPTTPSPDSTTSAADPVAEKPEDHLVTTLHSLSLPDGALDYTATAGTVVLTEEPEGEEYGRGAAHAELFSVSYVAQGTDAAERPVMFAFNGGPGASTVWLHLGLLGPRRVDSGDAGAPAAAPHRLLDNHETILQDADLVVVDAMTTGYSRPAPGQKPNRHHGLAEDRDLITAFVIDWLTRHQRWTSPLYLAGESYGTTRASAVAAHLMDRYYVAVAGIALISPVLDFGTLRFHAGNDRPYLHYLPTYAAIAHAHGKHSGRMLQDVVDEAEAFTEQEYPALLAAGLRLTPEQKQEAAARIGALIGVDPQWVERADLRIEHMAFLAELLRQEGLVTGRIDGRFTAPAGDGNAPRMETDPSIDQLAPAYTATINQYLRGELEFSSDVVYEIMSGRVHPWSYKDFENRSVEVASDLARLLRKSPHTKVLVSHGYHDAATPFHASEHVLAQLAIPREDYGERIRIEYYEAGHMMYCHEPSRLALSQHLSEFVTGAEGAQDELG, encoded by the coding sequence GTGAACGCCGAACCCACCACCCCCTCCCCCGACAGCACGACGAGCGCTGCTGACCCGGTCGCCGAGAAGCCCGAGGACCACCTGGTCACCACGCTGCACTCGCTGTCCCTGCCCGACGGGGCGCTCGACTACACGGCCACCGCCGGCACCGTGGTGCTGACGGAGGAGCCCGAGGGCGAGGAGTACGGGCGGGGCGCCGCCCACGCGGAGCTGTTCTCCGTCTCCTACGTCGCCCAGGGCACCGATGCGGCCGAGCGACCGGTGATGTTCGCCTTCAACGGCGGGCCGGGCGCCTCGACGGTATGGCTGCACCTGGGGCTGCTGGGACCGCGCCGGGTGGACTCGGGGGATGCGGGAGCCCCGGCCGCTGCCCCGCACCGGCTGCTGGACAACCACGAGACGATCCTCCAGGACGCGGACCTGGTGGTGGTCGACGCGATGACCACGGGCTACTCCCGACCCGCCCCCGGCCAGAAGCCGAACCGCCATCACGGGCTGGCGGAGGACCGCGACCTGATCACCGCCTTCGTCATCGACTGGCTCACCCGCCACCAGCGCTGGACCTCGCCGCTCTACCTGGCCGGGGAGTCCTACGGCACCACCCGGGCCTCCGCCGTGGCCGCGCATCTCATGGACCGCTACTACGTGGCCGTCGCCGGGATCGCACTGATCTCCCCGGTGCTCGACTTCGGCACCCTCCGCTTCCATGCCGGCAACGACCGCCCCTACCTCCACTACCTGCCCACCTATGCCGCGATCGCCCACGCGCACGGCAAGCACTCCGGCCGGATGCTGCAGGACGTGGTCGACGAGGCCGAGGCCTTCACCGAACAGGAGTACCCGGCGCTGCTGGCTGCCGGGCTGCGGCTCACCCCGGAGCAGAAGCAGGAGGCCGCCGCACGTATCGGCGCCCTGATCGGGGTGGATCCGCAGTGGGTGGAGCGCGCCGATCTGCGGATCGAGCACATGGCCTTCCTCGCCGAGCTGCTGCGCCAGGAGGGGCTGGTCACCGGGCGCATCGACGGTCGCTTCACCGCACCGGCCGGGGACGGCAATGCCCCGCGGATGGAGACCGACCCCTCGATCGACCAGCTCGCCCCCGCCTACACCGCCACGATCAACCAGTACCTGCGCGGGGAGCTGGAGTTCTCCAGCGACGTGGTCTACGAGATCATGTCCGGCCGGGTGCATCCGTGGAGCTACAAGGACTTCGAGAACCGCTCGGTGGAGGTCGCCTCGGACCTCGCCCGGCTGCTGCGCAAGTCCCCGCACACCAAGGTGCTGGTCTCCCACGGCTATCACGACGCGGCGACCCCGTTCCACGCCAGCGAGCACGTGCTCGCCCAGCTCGCGATCCCGCGCGAGGACTACGGCGAGCGGATCCGCATCGAGTACTACGAGGCCGGGCACATGATGTACTGCCACGAGCCCAGCCGGCTCGCGCTCTCGCAGCACCTCAGCGAGTTCGTCACCGGTGCGGAGGGAGCCCAGGACGAGCTGGGGTGA
- a CDS encoding beta-galactosidase, whose product MTSDRFPSSRPDVRESTDARPPQTRPSWPLGLDGLAYGGDYNPEQWTRETWVEDVRLMREAGVNLVSIGMFSWASIEPRQGEFHWEWLDEIFELLHEAGIRIDLGTPTAAPPAWFFRAHPESRVVDRAGRSLGPGSRGMACPSSPAYRSAATGITRALAERYGDHPALALWHVHNEYGAPVGESFSTFAQDAFRHWALRRHGSLEAVNSAWGTAFWGQSFGVPEEIHAPLPTPSVHNPSLALDWRRFSSEQILECFRAERDVLHELAPHIPVTTNFMAHTCRNIDLWKWADEVDVVSNDHYLIASDDRNFVELALDADLARSIARGRPWMLMEHSTSGVNWQGRNVAKQPGEMARNSLSHVGRGADAVMFFQWRASRKGAEKFHSAMLPHAGTNSRIWREVRELGTQLEGLAGIRGTRVRADVAILWDWESHWAQDLPWRPADDLSHRAQIQTWYERLWRDHLAADFAHPEDDLSGYRLVLAPASYLLTDAAAAKLAAYVREGGNLVVGPFSGVVDAEDGVREGGLNASLAPVLGVEVHEFCPLRKGDDARIVLGGHSVRARLWCEDLQLRGAEPIGSYADGPVSGGVAATQHTYGQGTAWYLASDLDVVDLSVLFSEPYCAAGLAPRELPEDVELLERIGEDGTRHLIALNHTAEDQALPAGDHGTVSVPAHGVATSRRPRVGA is encoded by the coding sequence ATGACCAGTGATCGATTCCCCTCCTCCCGTCCCGACGTGCGGGAATCCACCGATGCTCGACCCCCGCAGACCCGTCCCTCATGGCCGCTCGGCCTGGATGGCCTCGCGTACGGCGGTGACTACAACCCCGAGCAGTGGACCCGCGAGACCTGGGTCGAGGACGTGCGCCTGATGCGGGAGGCCGGAGTGAACCTGGTGAGCATCGGGATGTTCTCCTGGGCGAGCATCGAGCCGCGCCAGGGCGAGTTCCACTGGGAATGGCTCGATGAGATCTTCGAACTGCTGCACGAGGCCGGGATCCGGATCGACCTGGGCACCCCCACCGCCGCTCCCCCGGCCTGGTTCTTCCGCGCGCATCCGGAATCGCGCGTGGTCGACCGAGCGGGCCGGTCCCTCGGGCCCGGGTCGCGGGGCATGGCCTGTCCGTCGTCCCCGGCGTACCGTTCGGCGGCCACCGGCATCACCCGAGCGCTGGCCGAGCGCTACGGGGACCATCCCGCGCTCGCGCTCTGGCACGTCCACAACGAGTACGGCGCGCCCGTCGGAGAGAGCTTCTCGACCTTCGCGCAGGATGCGTTCCGCCACTGGGCGCTGCGGCGCCACGGCTCGCTCGAGGCGGTCAACTCCGCCTGGGGGACCGCCTTCTGGGGCCAGAGCTTCGGCGTCCCCGAAGAGATCCACGCCCCGCTGCCCACCCCCTCGGTGCACAACCCCTCGCTCGCACTGGACTGGCGTCGCTTCAGCTCCGAGCAGATCCTGGAGTGCTTCCGCGCCGAGCGCGACGTCCTGCACGAGCTCGCGCCCCATATCCCGGTGACCACGAATTTCATGGCGCACACCTGCCGGAACATCGACCTGTGGAAGTGGGCCGACGAGGTCGACGTGGTCTCCAACGACCACTACCTGATCGCCTCCGACGACCGGAACTTCGTCGAGCTCGCCCTCGATGCCGACCTCGCGCGCTCCATCGCCCGGGGCCGTCCGTGGATGCTCATGGAGCATTCCACCTCCGGGGTGAACTGGCAGGGTCGCAACGTCGCCAAGCAGCCCGGGGAGATGGCCCGCAACTCCCTGTCCCATGTGGGCCGGGGCGCCGATGCCGTGATGTTCTTCCAGTGGCGAGCCTCCCGCAAGGGCGCCGAGAAGTTCCATTCGGCGATGCTTCCGCATGCGGGCACGAACTCCCGGATCTGGCGCGAGGTCCGCGAACTCGGCACACAGCTGGAGGGCCTGGCGGGGATCCGCGGCACGCGAGTGCGGGCCGACGTCGCGATCCTCTGGGACTGGGAGTCCCACTGGGCGCAGGACCTCCCCTGGCGACCCGCGGACGACCTGAGCCACCGCGCCCAGATCCAGACCTGGTACGAGCGGCTGTGGCGCGATCACCTCGCAGCCGACTTCGCGCACCCGGAGGACGACCTGAGCGGGTACCGCCTGGTGCTCGCGCCGGCCTCCTACCTCCTCACCGATGCCGCGGCGGCGAAGCTCGCCGCGTACGTGCGCGAGGGCGGGAACCTCGTCGTCGGACCCTTCTCAGGCGTCGTCGATGCAGAGGACGGAGTGCGCGAGGGCGGGCTGAACGCCTCGCTGGCACCGGTGCTCGGTGTCGAGGTGCACGAATTCTGCCCGCTGAGAAAGGGGGACGACGCACGGATCGTCCTCGGCGGGCACTCCGTGCGTGCGCGCCTCTGGTGCGAGGATCTGCAGCTGCGCGGGGCGGAGCCGATCGGCAGCTACGCCGATGGGCCGGTGTCCGGGGGCGTCGCTGCGACGCAGCACACATACGGCCAGGGCACGGCCTGGTATCTCGCCTCCGATCTCGACGTCGTGGACCTCTCCGTCCTGTTCAGCGAGCCGTACTGCGCCGCGGGACTCGCGCCGAGAGAGCTTCCCGAGGATGTCGAGCTGCTCGAGCGCATCGGGGAGGACGGCACCCGTCATCTGATCGCGCTCAACCACACCGCTGAGGACCAGGCGCTGCCCGCTGGGGACCACGGCACCGTGTCGGTGCCGGCGCACGGCGTCGCGACCTCCCGCCGTCCGCGAGTCGGGGCATGA
- a CDS encoding glycoside hydrolase family 15 protein → MSSPLIEDHALLSDQRASALVTREGDVDWLCLPRFDSDALFCSLLGTEENGHWSLRITDGEVLSRRYLPGTMVLETVWRSPTGTATVTEFMPVSGEGGDSGTTGGALSATTGGSRARSATSLAGDIDDLAELVRTVECVEGEVEVVQELKIRFEYGQAAPWVRRGEDQAGDPVLIAVAGGDGVALHGPALSANGRSHHGRHPLSAGETASWVLTWFPSWQPVPATPDIEASLAATVAEWSGWLGQVRVEQEYAVPVTRSLLVLRALTHRRTGGIVAAPTTSLPEDFGGVRNWDYRFCWLRDAALSLEALLAHGHVDAAQTWRRWLLRAIAGDPERLQIMYSITGDRNLLERELEHLPGYEGSVPVRVGNGAAGQYQADVVGEVMIALAAMRDAGLEETRWSWPLQKALLRYTEDHIDDPDQGIWEMRGDPAYFTHGRVMVWATFDRAIRAVREHGLPASEEEVSRWQQLRDQVREEVMTRGVGTDGAFTQTYGSTEVDASLLQIPHTGFLPADDPHMLATVTRIEQDLRTADGLVLRYRTQGQDGLPGDEHPFLVCCFWLVEQYAASGRREEAGALMDQLLACGNDLDLFAEEFDGGAGRMAGNFPQAFSHLGLIRAVDALTAC, encoded by the coding sequence ATGTCGAGCCCGCTCATCGAAGATCATGCCCTGCTGTCCGACCAGCGCGCCTCCGCGCTCGTGACCCGGGAAGGAGACGTCGATTGGCTGTGCCTGCCCCGCTTCGACTCCGATGCCCTGTTCTGCTCCCTGCTGGGCACCGAGGAGAACGGGCACTGGTCGCTGCGGATCACGGACGGCGAGGTGCTCTCCCGCCGCTACCTGCCGGGCACCATGGTGCTCGAGACGGTGTGGCGCTCCCCCACCGGGACCGCCACGGTCACCGAGTTCATGCCGGTCAGCGGCGAGGGCGGGGACTCCGGTACCACCGGTGGCGCGCTCTCCGCCACCACCGGCGGCTCCCGCGCCCGCAGCGCGACCTCCCTGGCCGGGGACATCGATGACCTCGCCGAACTGGTGCGCACCGTCGAGTGCGTCGAGGGCGAGGTCGAGGTGGTCCAGGAGCTGAAGATCCGCTTCGAGTACGGGCAGGCCGCGCCCTGGGTGCGCCGCGGCGAGGACCAGGCCGGCGACCCCGTGCTGATCGCGGTCGCCGGCGGCGACGGGGTCGCCCTGCACGGCCCCGCGCTGAGCGCGAACGGCCGCTCCCACCACGGTCGCCACCCCCTGAGCGCCGGCGAGACCGCCTCGTGGGTGCTGACCTGGTTCCCGTCCTGGCAGCCGGTCCCGGCGACCCCGGATATCGAGGCCTCGCTGGCCGCCACGGTGGCCGAATGGTCCGGCTGGCTGGGGCAGGTACGGGTCGAGCAGGAGTACGCCGTACCCGTGACCCGCTCCCTGCTGGTGCTGCGCGCTCTCACCCACCGCCGCACCGGTGGCATCGTGGCGGCCCCGACCACCAGCCTCCCCGAGGACTTCGGCGGGGTGCGCAACTGGGACTACCGCTTCTGCTGGCTGCGGGACGCCGCGCTCTCCCTCGAGGCGCTGCTCGCCCACGGCCACGTCGATGCCGCCCAGACCTGGCGCCGCTGGCTGCTGCGCGCGATCGCCGGCGACCCCGAGCGGCTGCAGATCATGTACTCGATCACCGGCGACCGGAACCTGCTCGAGCGGGAGCTGGAGCACCTGCCCGGCTACGAGGGTTCGGTGCCGGTGCGGGTCGGGAACGGCGCCGCCGGCCAGTACCAGGCGGACGTCGTGGGTGAGGTGATGATCGCGCTGGCGGCGATGCGCGACGCCGGTCTGGAGGAGACCCGCTGGTCGTGGCCGCTGCAGAAGGCGCTGCTGCGCTATACCGAGGACCACATCGATGACCCCGATCAGGGCATCTGGGAGATGCGCGGCGATCCGGCGTACTTCACGCACGGCCGGGTGATGGTGTGGGCGACCTTCGACCGTGCGATCCGGGCGGTCCGCGAGCACGGGCTGCCCGCCTCCGAGGAGGAGGTCTCCCGCTGGCAGCAGCTGCGGGACCAGGTGCGCGAGGAGGTCATGACCCGCGGGGTCGGGACCGACGGCGCCTTCACCCAGACCTACGGCTCCACGGAGGTCGACGCCTCCCTGCTCCAGATCCCGCACACCGGCTTCCTGCCGGCCGACGACCCGCACATGCTCGCCACCGTGACCCGCATCGAGCAGGACCTGCGCACCGCGGACGGACTGGTCCTGCGCTACCGCACGCAGGGGCAGGACGGTCTGCCCGGCGACGAGCACCCCTTCCTGGTGTGCTGCTTCTGGCTGGTCGAGCAGTACGCCGCCTCGGGGCGCCGGGAGGAGGCCGGGGCGCTGATGGATCAGCTGCTCGCCTGTGGCAACGATCTGGACCTGTTCGCGGAGGAGTTCGACGGGGGTGCGGGCAGGATGGCCGGCAACTTCCCGCAGGCCTTCAGCCACCTGGGCCTGATCCGCGCGGTCGACGCCCTCACCGCCTGCTGA